From Thermodesulfobacteriota bacterium, one genomic window encodes:
- a CDS encoding type II toxin-antitoxin system VapC family toxin, translated as MKTVFVDANVFLRYLTDDDPEKADRVEALLDRAAGGELRLLTTELVLAEVVWVLESGYDLKNHQIAPMIRAILASPGIEVINGKLVERGLDFYHGRNVDFIDGYIAAVMEKRNVREIFSFDRKHMKKIGTVTRMEP; from the coding sequence GTGAAGACCGTTTTCGTCGATGCCAATGTTTTCCTTCGGTATCTGACCGACGACGATCCGGAAAAGGCGGACAGGGTGGAAGCCCTCCTGGACCGGGCCGCCGGGGGAGAGCTGCGGCTGCTGACGACCGAACTCGTGCTTGCCGAGGTTGTGTGGGTGCTCGAATCGGGTTACGACCTGAAGAATCACCAGATCGCGCCGATGATCCGGGCAATCCTGGCCTCCCCCGGCATCGAGGTGATCAACGGAAAGCTGGTGGAGCGGGGTCTGGATTTCTATCATGGGCGAAATGTCGATTTTATAGACGGCTATATCGCTGCCGTCATGGAGAAGCGGAATGTCAGGGAGATATTTTCCTTCGATCGGAAGCATATGAAAAAGATAGGCACCGTTACCAGGATGGAGCCGTAA
- a CDS encoding CopG family transcriptional regulator — translation MKTAQKRATVYFDSDLHRALRLKAAETDRSMSDLVNDALRVSLAEDAEDLAAFEERAGEPNLAFEDFLKDMRKRGRL, via the coding sequence ATGAAAACCGCACAGAAAAGAGCCACGGTCTATTTCGATTCCGATCTCCATCGGGCGCTGCGCCTGAAGGCTGCCGAGACGGACCGTTCCATGTCCGACCTGGTGAATGACGCCTTGCGGGTGAGCCTGGCGGAAGACGCGGAAGATCTGGCCGCTTTCGAGGAGCGCGCCGGGGAACCGAACCTCGCGTTCGAGGACTTCCTCAAGGATATGCGGAAGCGTGGCAGGCTATAG
- a CDS encoding pyridoxamine 5'-phosphate oxidase family protein, which yields MRRTDKEMSSREEMDRVIRGSLVCRIALAVDGMPYIVPVSFGYDGEAIYLHTAREGRKIDGFRSGGSVCFEFERGVELLRKSDDPCGWTFSYESVIGFGKIRELESPAQRELGMKTIVAQYSGKECAFGEDRLKNVRIWKIGIDSMTGKRSGRPPAAQPLL from the coding sequence GTGCGCAGGACCGACAAGGAGATGTCTTCCCGGGAGGAGATGGACCGGGTCATCCGCGGGAGTCTCGTGTGCCGGATCGCGCTGGCGGTGGACGGCATGCCGTACATCGTGCCCGTCTCGTTCGGCTACGATGGCGAGGCGATCTACCTGCATACCGCTCGTGAAGGAAGGAAGATCGACGGCTTTCGGAGCGGCGGAAGCGTGTGCTTCGAATTCGAACGGGGCGTGGAGCTGCTGCGGAAGTCGGATGATCCCTGCGGGTGGACGTTCTCCTACGAAAGCGTGATCGGCTTCGGGAAGATCCGCGAGCTGGAATCGCCCGCGCAGCGGGAGCTCGGAATGAAAACGATCGTCGCGCAATACTCCGGCAAGGAATGCGCCTTCGGCGAGGACCGGTTGAAGAACGTCCGCATCTGGAAGATCGGGATCGATTCGATGACAGGAAAACGATCCGGTCGCCCGCCCGCAGCTCAGCCCCTCTTGTAG
- a CDS encoding type II toxin-antitoxin system RelE/ParE family toxin, whose amino-acid sequence MAGYRLLIKPSAAKEIEALPKADLLRVIRRIRDLSGNPRPSGCEKLSGQDRFRVRQGRYRIVYSVSDEELVVCVVKVAPRRDVYRSS is encoded by the coding sequence GTGGCAGGCTATAGGCTCCTCATCAAGCCGTCCGCCGCAAAGGAAATCGAAGCTCTGCCGAAAGCGGATCTCCTCCGCGTCATACGCCGTATCCGGGATCTTTCAGGAAACCCCCGTCCTTCCGGGTGTGAGAAATTATCCGGGCAGGACAGATTTCGCGTTCGGCAAGGGCGCTATCGAATCGTTTATTCCGTCTCCGACGAGGAGCTTGTCGTCTGTGTCGTGAAGGTTGCTCCCCGTCGGGATGTATACAGGTCGTCATGA
- a CDS encoding RlmE family RNA methyltransferase: MYKRKDAFYLRAKKEGYRSRAAYKLTQIAGKEKAVRPGDRVIDAGAAPGGWSQVLLELVGRKGKVAAVDLLPMDPLPGDHFRFWQRDLTDPALPAELIAFLGGMADAVVSDAAPNTTGSAFTDQARSANLVRSVFALARETLKEGGAFLAKIFGGAESDEVFAELKPFFRELRRIRPEATRRESFEMYFLGKGYKRG; the protein is encoded by the coding sequence ATGTACAAGCGGAAGGACGCATTCTACCTGCGGGCGAAGAAGGAAGGATACCGCTCCCGCGCCGCCTACAAGCTGACGCAGATCGCCGGGAAGGAGAAGGCGGTCCGTCCCGGGGACCGCGTCATCGACGCCGGAGCCGCGCCCGGCGGGTGGAGCCAGGTGCTGCTGGAGCTCGTCGGCAGGAAGGGGAAAGTCGCGGCCGTCGACCTGCTTCCGATGGACCCGCTGCCGGGCGATCACTTCCGCTTCTGGCAGCGGGACCTCACCGACCCTGCCCTGCCTGCCGAACTGATCGCCTTCCTCGGCGGGATGGCCGACGCCGTCGTCTCGGACGCCGCGCCGAACACCACCGGCAGCGCGTTCACCGACCAGGCGCGCTCCGCGAATCTTGTCCGCTCCGTCTTCGCGCTCGCCCGGGAGACGCTGAAGGAGGGCGGCGCTTTCCTCGCCAAGATCTTCGGCGGCGCGGAAAGCGACGAGGTCTTCGCGGAGCTGAAACCCTTCTTCCGCGAGCTGCGGCGCATCCGCCCCGAGGCCACGCGCAGGGAGTCGTTCGAGATGTACTTCCTGGGAAAGGGCTACAAGAGGGGCTGA
- a CDS encoding MaoC/PaaZ C-terminal domain-containing protein produces the protein MIPEKRYWEDLREGDGFTCGPVAFDREGILDFGRKYDPWPFHADEAAAEGTIFGELVASSFHVMATFTRHVVEAHGHLAVLSGLGVNEVRLFAPVRPGDAVTCEARWTELRRSKSKPDRGIAILACRVRNQRGEVVLEYGYRYLVACREES, from the coding sequence ATGATTCCTGAAAAACGCTACTGGGAAGACCTGAGGGAGGGGGACGGCTTCACCTGCGGCCCCGTGGCCTTCGACCGGGAGGGGATCCTGGACTTCGGGAGGAAATACGACCCGTGGCCGTTCCACGCCGACGAGGCCGCGGCGGAAGGCACTATCTTCGGCGAGCTGGTCGCTTCATCCTTCCATGTCATGGCCACTTTTACGCGGCATGTCGTCGAGGCGCACGGGCACTTGGCGGTTTTGTCCGGACTGGGCGTCAACGAGGTGCGGCTGTTCGCGCCGGTGCGTCCGGGCGACGCCGTGACCTGCGAGGCGCGCTGGACGGAGCTGCGCAGGTCGAAGAGCAAACCGGACCGCGGGATCGCGATCCTTGCTTGCCGTGTGAGGAACCAGCGCGGGGAGGTCGTCCTCGAATACGGCTATCGCTACCTGGTCGCGTGCAGGGAGGAATCTTGA
- a CDS encoding AbrB/MazE/SpoVT family DNA-binding domain-containing protein → MPFSVTSKGQVTIPKEIREYLDIRANDRVEFVREGNRVLIVPVKTLKDLRGAVPSKGKGDFSAERARAKSAVAKRARGEME, encoded by the coding sequence ATGCCCTTCTCGGTAACCAGCAAGGGACAGGTGACGATTCCGAAGGAAATCAGGGAATACCTCGATATCCGCGCGAACGACCGGGTGGAATTCGTCCGGGAAGGAAATCGCGTCCTGATCGTGCCGGTGAAAACGCTGAAAGATTTGCGGGGGGCGGTGCCCTCGAAAGGAAAGGGCGATTTTTCCGCGGAACGCGCCCGCGCGAAATCCGCGGTGGCGAAGCGGGCCCGAGGCGAGATGGAGTGA